Within Persephonella sp., the genomic segment GGATATTTTTTATCACGAATTTTATTTCACAATAAAAAAGTAAAAAATAGTGAAAAATACAAAGATTATATAGAAACATTAATAAATGTAATAGAGACTGAAGAAATCCCCCATATAAGCAAAAGAACTGCTTATAATGGACTTGTTATATTGGGAAGGAATGATATAAAAGAAGAATACCTAAAAAAGCTAACATCAGAAGAAGAAGCCTTTTGGTTTAATATTGGAGATATATTGATTTATCATAATGACAGAAAAAAAGATAAAAATATTAGTTTAGATTTATGGAAAGCAAATCTCGAAGAATTTTTGAAAAAAAATGTAAACTGGAATTTTACAAGGAAAAGATTTATTATTGATATACTCGATACATCAAAAAGAAACAAAAATTTAAAAGAATATGGGACAAAAACATTTCTTCATTTGGTAAAATTAACAATTATAGGTAATATTTTTAAGCATATCCGAGAAAAATTAAAAAATCAAAATATAAAAGTGTCTATTCATTTTGATGAAGATAAAATAAGTTTTAAATTCAATAATGTTGATTTAAGTGAAGAGTTAAAGAAAGAAATAAATGAAATTATTATTGAATACATAAAAAAAATAGAAGAAGAAGCATTGAAATATTTAGGAACGGAAGAAAAAAAAGATAGACTTTTCTCAGAATTAAGAAAAGATAAAGATAATGAATTAAAGATTATTATTAATAATAATCAGAATTTATATGAAGTTGTTAAACAGCTATTTTAGAAGACAATTTTATTAAATTTTAAAACCACCTAAGAATTAGCTCTGAACTTTTATTTATAAAAAACAGACTGATTTTGGATACCTTTAGATAGAAGTATCAAGCTTAACTGAAACTAAGTGGGACATATTTGGGACATACAAAACTTTATTAAACTCAATTTCAAGTTTATTAAACTTGATAACAGGTTTGATTTTCAGTGCAAAAAATTTAAAAATTCAACTTATAGAATCTCTTGAAAAGCTTGATTTTATTGGATTTTGAAGGAATTCCAATTTAGAGGCGGGGGCGGGAATCGAACCCGCGCATAAGGGATTTGCAGTCCCCTGCCTTACCACTTGGCTACCCCGCCTTAGAGAGTTATATTATAGCACAGTTTATTTATTCTGCCAGTCTGTCAAGAACATGTTTTTCCGGAATAACACAGTAAAATTTACCGGTGAACACGATCTCATTTTTTTCGTTTTTGGCGGTTACCTCAACTGTTCTTTTGTTTTCATTTTTCTCTGTAACTATTCCTTCAAAAAAAAGATGCTCACCTACCCTAACAGGTTTTAAAAATTTCACTTCTGCTTTTGCCAGAACAACATTCGGGTGGTTCACAGCAAGCATTGAACAGTAATCTCCTGCAGAAAAAATAAACCCTCCGTGAACTAAACCTTTTTCATCTGCCTTCATCTTATCTGTTATCTCAAGCAAGACAGAAGCAAACCTGTCAGTCTCAACAGCTGTTGGAATTCCTGAAAGGGTTCGGTCAATTTCTCTATGGGTTTTTATCTCCATGTTTTCCTCCTTGTTTATCTGGTCTGCTTTTATAATAAAACATTATACGGTCAACAAGTTTTTTTAAAACAGGGGCAGATACAGTTCCTCCTCCAATAAACTCCCATTTTTTCAGCCTTTTTGGTTCATTTGCGAATATTACAACTGTAAATTTTGGTTTTTCTGCAGGGAAGTATCCTGCAAACCATGTATAGAATTTTTCATTTGAGAGGGCTTTTATAGCTGGATCGTATTTTTGTGCAGTTCCTGTTTTACCAGCTATTGTAAAGTAATCGGATCTTCCTTTTTTTGCTGTGCCTATTTCAACTACATTTTTTAAAATTTCCTGAAGTTTTTTCACAGATCTGTCTGAAAAAACCTTTCTTACAATCTGCTTTTCAGGTTTTATAACCTCTCCAGTTTCTTTGTCTACCATCTCCTTTATAAAATTTGGCTTAAGGAGGTAACCACCGTTTGCTATTGCTGAATAAGCCATCGCAATTTGAATGGGTGTTGCTGTCCAGTTCTGTCCTATTGATGCGTAGGCTACTTCTACAGGTCTTTTGTCTTTTCGGATAAGACCTGACGCTTCTCCCGGAAATGTTTTTGTTGACTTCCCAAATCCAAGGGAAAACAGTTTGTTATAAAATCTTTCTGGATCAAGTTTTAAGGCAAGTTCTATAGCTCCCACATTAGATGAGTATATGATTATTTCGTCAGCCTTAAGATATTTAAACTTTTTGTGATCTCTGATCCTGATGCCGTCAACTGTTATGCTTCCTTCCCCGCAGTAATACTTTTTTGAAAAAGAAACTTTTTTTTCATCAATCGCTTCTGCAAGAACAAAAGGTTTTGCTAAAGATCCAGGTTCGTAGGCGTTGTGAAATGTTATATTTTTATGGGTTTTATATTTGTAATACCTGTTTGGATTGTAGTTAGGGTATGTTGCATTTGCTATTATGTTTCCTGTGCTTGGATCAACTATAAGTATTAGGGCTTCTTTGGGTTTCCTTTCTCTTACCAACTCCCTCAGTGCATCTTCAGCTATAAACTGTATGTTGCTGTCTATAGTTAATTTTATGTCGTAGCTTTTTTTATCACTGTCCTTTTTTTCCACGGTGAAAGGGTTCCCCATAGCATCTTTCATAAGCAGTATATTTCCTGTTCCCCCGCCTAATTCTTTGTCGTATTTAAGCTCAAGTCCTTCCATACCTCTTCCGGTTGTCCTGCTGACAAATCCTATAGTTGAGCCTGCTATACTATTTAATGGGTAAAATCTTTTTGAGGACTCAATAACCCCCATGTTCCATTCTCTGAGTTTTTTTCTTAGATTGAGTAGTCTTTCTTTCAATGATTTATCTACACCCTTTGCAAGAACCACATAATGTTTTTTTGAGTAAAGTTTTTCAAGTAAAACTCTATAGGGTCTTTTGATTATTGGCGAAAGTTCTCTTGCAAGCCTTTCTTTGTCTTTTATGTATTTTGGTATCACAAAAATGTCAACAGTGGGCACGCTAATTCCTAAAATTCTGTTGCTGCTGTCGTATATTGTTCCCCTTGGAAGTATTATTTTTTCTTTGGCATAATACTGTTTTTGTATGAACTGAAGGTAATGATCCCTTTGAAGAACTTGAAAGTTAAACAGCCTAAATAGAACAAGTATAAATGATAAGGTTATGATAAAAGCAACAATATAAACCCTATTTCTTACCATTCATATCCTTTTGATCTATAAAACGGACATTTGAGTAGTCCACAGGTTTCATTCCTAATTTTTTTTGTGCTATCCTTCCTATTCTATCAGGAGAGGAAAGACCGCTTATCTCTTTCTTAAGCATCATATTTTTTGCTGTAAGCTGATTTCTTATCTGGATTAATTCTGTTATCTCTTTATCTACTTTAAAATAATACTGGTTGTAAATAACAAGAGTTCCACTGATGCTAAGGAAAAATACCCAGAATTTGATATATCTTTTTATGTATAAAAAGTCCCTTTTAAGCTCTATAACAGTCTCTCTTATCATTTTTATATCCTTTTTCCTACTCTCAGTTTTGCACTGCGGGAGGGAGGGTTTTCTTTTATTTCCTCCTCTCCCGGTGTAATTGGTTTTTTCGTCAAAAGCTCAAGTTTCTTTAATTTTCTTGCTTCTTTGAAGATATTTTTTACTATTCTGTCTTCAAGTGAATGGAAGGATATTACCTGAATTATTCCGTTTTTTTCAAGCCTTTCAATTCCTTTGCTTACCCCCTGTTTTATCTCTGAAAGCTCATCATTTACCTCTATTCTTATCGCCTGAAATGTTTTAGTTGCAGGGTGTATTCTGCCTCTTCTTAACGCTGGTGGATATGATCTGAAGACTATATCTGCCAACTGTTTTGTTGTCTCGATAGGCTTTTTTTTCCTTTCTTCAATAATATTTTTTACAATTCTTTTTGCAAACTTTTCCTCCCCATATTCAAAAATTATTTTTTCAAGAAGGTTTTTCGGATATCTGTTTACCACTTCATATGCTGTTAAGCTCTGGGATCTGTCCATTCTCATATCAAGGGGCTCGTCCCTCTGGAATGAGAAACCCCTCTCTGTTTTCAGATGAAATATAGACACCCCAAGATCAAACAAGAAGCCCTGAACAGAGCTAATGCCAAGCTGATCAAGAATAGCGTCTAAATCTTTAAATGAGGACTGAAATAGAGTGTATCTTCCTTCAAACTGTTTTAGTTTTTGGTTTGCTATTTTTATAGCATATTCGTCTTTGTCTATTCCTATAATTTTAACTTCAGGAAAGTTTTTCAGTATCAAAAAGGAATGTCCCCCTCCACCTACTGTGGCATCAACTATGTATCCTTTTTTTATACTTTTAAAAAAATTTATAACCTCCCTGTGCAAAACAGGATAATGTTCAAACTGGCTCAACCTTCAAATCTCTTGGTAGGCAGTTGGTAAACATCTTCCATAATATCTATTCCGCACTGTAGATCATCAAGCCAGTCAAGGAATTTGTTTACATTATCTTTACCTTTGATTATTGCACCGTGCTGGGGGGCTATTATTTCTATATCAAGCTGTCTTGCCATCTTTACCCATGCTTTTAATATTTTAGAGGTTGGTATGTATCTTCTATGAAATCCCTCCATATATTTTATGTGTTCTTCAAAGTTTTCAACATATATGTAATCCTGTCCAAGGGAAGCACCAAGGTCGCCGGAATAAAGGACTTTTGAGACAGGGTCATACACCTGAAGGTTTCCAGGTGCATGCATAAAATGTGCAGGAAGTATGTAAAGCTCAGAGTTTCCAAGTCTTACAATAGTTCCTTCGTCCTGTATTCCTTTAATCCTGTCAGCAACAAGCCTGTCAACCCCAAAGTGGGGTATAAACCTTACCCATAAAATAGACGACAGTGCGATCGCTTTGGTTGTCATAAGCCAACCGTTTATCGCAGCAACAATATCAGGATCCTGATGGGAAAGGAAGATATACCTGAGATTATCAATCCCGATCAGCCCTCCCACTTCTGACAAGAGATGTTTAAAAACTTTATGCCCTCCTGGATCCAGTATCATGCCCTGACCGCTGTCAACGATAAAATGAACATTAGCCTGCACCATTTCACCATGCCCGTAGTCCTCAAGAAGAATGTTCTGATGGGTGCCGTTGTCAAAAAATTTTCTCTCTTCTGGAACCATCTATACACCTCTCCTTTTTTATTTGGTTCTGTTTAATTTTTCAAAAATTTTTCTGTCTAATTTTATTATTCCATCATAAACTGTAAGTTCTAAAGAAGGCTTTTTTCTCTTTTTTACAAATAAAAAAGGAACAAGCTCAGGATAATCTTTCAGCATATTATAACAATCTTTTTTGGGATAAGCTCTGCACAAAAGGTTCATAATGCCTGCTGTCAGCACCAGATCAATATCAGTTTCTGGATAGTTGTCGTATACACACAGGGCTATGGACAAAACTGAGGCTGTCCTTTCTAAAAGTCCTCCTTCGTAATTCCTGCCGGATTTTTTGTCTTTTAATTTTTCAACCTTATTCCTAAGTTCTTTATTAAATAAATACTTTTTTATTAAATCTTTGTATCTTTTTTTCTTTATCTCTTTGTAAAAAAACTCTATCTGTTTCCATAAAAAATCGTAAGCATAAGGGGTTCTTTCCAAATTACTGGAGCAACCTCCTGTTTATTACTATTTCGGAATTTTCTTTTAATTTATCAATAAGCATCTGAACCAGTGTTCTGTATTTACTTTCAAGTAGTATGGGTTTAAGCAGTTTTTCCATTTCTTCTTTTCTTTCTTTTTCTGGGGGTTCTATTTTGGATATTTTCCCTATAAGAATTCCTGAAGATGTTTTAAAAGGTCCTGCGATCTGTCCTTTTTTTGATCTGATAATCTTACCAAGGTCATCAGGAAGAACTCCAAATTCTGCTTCAATAGTTTGAACCGTCTCTCCTTTTATTTTTTTAATCTTTGCTCTGTAATTGACAGCGATATTCTTTAAATTCTTTTCCATTTTGATTATTTCTTTTACTTCATCATACAGCTTTTTTAAGGACTCTTTTGATTTTTCTTTTTTCAATTGGGAAATTATCTGTTCTTTAACTTTTTCTAAAGGCTGAGGCTTTGATACATCTTTTATGTATTTTATCAGGTAGTAGCTGTCTTCTTCTGAAACAAGAGAAATATTTTTATCTTTTGATAGGTTTTTAATCTCTTTTTTTATTTTGTCTGGAAGTTTGTTATTGTTATCGTATACAATGTCTTCAAATATTTTTTTCACACCTTTTTCTGTTGTTACCTTTTCGTTGTTTTTAAGTTTTCTGTAAATCTGCTGTGCTTTTTTCTGGGCTTTTTCAGAACCAAGCTCTTTTATACTTATCTGGTAAACAGCGATTAATTTTCCTTTTTTTCCAGCAAACTTTTTTAGGTTTTTTTCATAGTATTCTTTGATCTCTTTCTCAGTTGGTTTATATTCAGGAGGCTTTATTATAACGAATTCCCCAGAAATCCTTGAAAGCTGTTTATTTATGTAAGTGTTAAGCTCATCTTCTGTAAGATAAAAACCTACCCTCTGTAATGTTAGCAGATGTCTGATAGAAAGCTCTTTTCTGAGAATTTCTTCAAAAAAAGACGGTGTTATGTTTACTTGAGAAAGAAATGCCAAATACCTGTCTTTAGAGAACTTTCCATCTTCTTTGAAAGCCTCTATATCAAGAATATATCTTTTAACCTCTTCTTTGGTGGCTTCTATACCTTCTCTCTGAGCTTCCTGAAAAAGAAGCTCCTGATCAATAACATTTCTTATAGCATCTGCATATATCTGTTTTTTTAAGGGGGCTGTATCTATTCCCTGACTTTCCATCTGCCTTGTTATGAGGGTTACCTGATAGTAAAACTCTGCCATTGGTATCTCTTTGCCGTTTACCTGAGCTACTCCCTGTATGTTTCCTGCAAACTTATAAATAATAAGGGCTACAAACGCTGTGCCTACAAATGCAAATGTTGTTATAAAAAGGATAAGTTTCATCCATTTTGATTTTCCTATGTTTATAAACATTAAATCTCCCCTGTCTATTAATTCAGCTTATTATTTTACGATAAATTTTTTTATGTTGTAATTTTTCCGTCTGATATTTTTATTATTCTGTGGGCATAAGAGGCTATTGTTGGATCGTGGGTTATCAAGATTATCGTCTTTCCTTTTTTGTTTAGATCAACAAATATCTCCATTATCTCTTTTGCTGTTTTTGAGTCTAAAGCTCCTGTCGGTTCATCTGCAAGTATGAGCTGAGGATCGTTAATCAGTGCTCTTCCTATGGCAACCCTTTGCTGTTGTCCTCCTGAAAGCTGGGAAGGTTTGTTATTTTTTTTATCTTCAAGTCCAAGCATTTTCAGTATATTTTCAGCTTCTGTTTCTTTCTGTGGGAAATTTTTTTTTGAGTAAACGACAGGAACGAGTATGTTCTCTAAAGCAGTCAGGTAGGGGATCAGGAAAAACTGCTGAAAAACAAACCCAATATACTCATTTCTGATCTGGGAAAGATGATCGTCATCTAATTTTGAGACGTCTTTTCCCAGCAGGTAATACTTCCCTGATGTTGGCGTATCAAGACAGCCTAATATATTCATAAGTGTTGTTTTTCCCGATCCGGAAGCACCCATAATTGATAAAAACTCACCTTCGTAAACGGTAAGGTCAATACCTCTCAAAGCCTGGGTTTTTATACCTGCTGTCTGGTAAACCTTTGTTATATTTTCAAGTTTTATTATCTCTCTCATTTGAAAACCTTTGTTTTTACAGGTGCTGTGAATTTTGTTGCTATAACTTCTCCTTCTTTTAGCCCTTCTATGACCTCTGTGTGTTTTTCATCAATCCAGCCTGTTTTTATGTATCTAATCTGGGGCTTTCCATTTTTTATCACATAAACATACTGTTTGCCTTTTTCAAACCTTACAGCTGAGTTAGGTATTATGATCGCATTTTTCTTTATACCTGCAATTATCTTTGTGTAAACTGTCATCTCGGGTCTGAGATATTGTGCATAATCTTTTTTTACAGGGACAATAGCAAGATAATAAACTATGTTTTGTTTTACTATCGGTTCAGGGTATATCTTAGTTATCTTTCCTATAAATATTCTGTCAGGAAAAGCATCAACATAGTAAACAACTCTCTGTCCGGGCTTAACTTTTCCTATGTCTGTTTCATCAACAAATATCTGGATCTCAAGCCTGTCTGGTTTTAATATGGTTACAAGCTCTCCAGCCTGAAGACCTGCAACGAGGGTTTCTCCTTCCCTTGCCACAACATTAGAGACAATACCATCAATAGGGGAATAAATCTCTGTGTATGAGAGTCTTATTTTTGCTTTTTCAAGTTCCTTTTGGAGTATTTTTATGTCGTCCTGTGCTAGTTTTTTTTCTGTTTTATACTCTATTTTCAGTTTTTTTAATGTTTCTTCTGCAAGTTTTAGTTTTGCTTTTTTTGTTTTGAGCTCTCTTTTTGCCACCTCAAAATCTTGTTTTGTGGTGAAGCCTTCTTTCAAAAGCTCTTTTTCCCTCTGAAATTTCCAGTTTGCAAACTCATATTCAGCTTCAGCAGCTTTAAAATTTTTTTCAGCTTCTTTTATCTTTACCGGATAGAGTTGATTAATCTGATCCAGTTTATTTTTTGCTTTTTGTATCTGGGATTTTATTTTTTGTATGTCTTTCCTGAATTCTCTTTGATCTATAATTGCTATAAGCTGTCCTTTTTTTACATAGTCACCTATGTCAATAAACATTTTCTGAACCAGACCTGTCGTTCGTGTCCCTATCTTCAGATATGCATTAACCCTTGTTTTTACAATAGCAGTTGCATTGATTATATCTTTTATTTCTCCCCTTTTTACCTTCTCTGTTTTATATACAACGACCTTGCTTTTTTCTGCTTCTTTTGATTTGGAATATATGTAGTATCCGATAACTGCAACCGCTATAAGTAGTATAAATATTATTACTTTTTTCATCTGCTTTCACCTTCTGAGAGTTTTTCCACTCCCACTTCCCTCTCCAGAACAGCTTTTGTCAGGGCTATATCAAGTAAGGACTGAACATAGGTTTCGTGGGCATCTGCCAAAGAGCTTTCTGCAGTGACAAGGGAGATAATATCTCCTTTTCCCACCTTGTATTCTCCAAGAGCCTGCCTGTAGTTGTGCTCTGCCTCTTTCAATAAAACCCTTGCAACATCAAGATTTTTATATGATGTTTTCAGATCAAGATATAAGTTGTAAAGATTTAGAAGTATCTGTCTTTTTAGCTCTTTAAGTCTGTGACTGTAGAACTTTTCTTCTTCTTTGGAAGATAGATAAAAATAGTATCTTTTCAAGCCTTCAAAAATTGTCCATGAAATACCTATCCTGAAAATATTGTAGTTCTGAGAACTTCCGTAGATTGAGGAGTAATCCCTGTTTATTGAGTAAGAAATATATACACTTGGGGTAAAGCTTAAAACTGACTGGATAGATTTTAATTTTGAAGCCTCAAGGTCGTAAGTATACTGTCTGAATATTGGTCTGTTAAAAGCCAAATCTTTCATCTTGTTAAACTCAGGAATGTTGTCTTCTTCTACCTTAGTTAAAATTGATATATCAATATCTGTCTGGGTATCAAGGGGAAATCCTATAAGGCTGTTGAGCTGGGCGATAGATTTTTTGTATTCATTTTCTGCCTGATAAAGCATATATCTCACATTTTCAAGCCTTACTTTTGCCTGCAGGTAATCTGATTTTTTTACGAGCCCTAATTTTAGCTTTTTCTCTGCCATTTGGAAATTTTTTTCTGCAGATTTCAACTGGATCTTTCTGAACCTGAGGATCTCTTTGTTTGCACAGGCTTTGTAGTATGCTTTTTTTACCTGAAATTTTATATCAAGAATAGTCTCAAAGTAATCATTTTGTGATGATTTAAGTAGTTTTTGTTTAATTTTATTTAGAAGTATATTTTGACCAGAATTGTAAACAGTCCAGTAAAGGCTTATAGAGTAATTTCTTGAAAAATAATCTGGTTGTGTATCCCTGTATTTTGAGTAGTTGTAATCAAAGCTTAAAACAGGGAAAAAATTTCCGTAAGTTGAAAGATAATCAAATCTTTTAGCTTTCAGATCAGAAAATTTCTGCTTTAAAAAAGGATGGTTTTTCATTGCAAGTTCTATTGCCTGCTCAAGCGTCAGGCTGTAAGAAACATTAAAAATAACAAAAATAAGAAAGAAAATCCTTACCATCAAATTACACTCTGATCTGATAAGTTTTTGAGTTTTTCAAACTGCTCTTTCGTTAAAGCACTCTGGATAGTTCTAACTTCCTTAATGTTGTAAACTGTGAGCTCTGCTTTTTCTTTGGCTATTTCAACAATCAGATCTTTGATTTTCTTTGGATCCCCACCGTCAATTACAAGTGAGTTAAGCTGTTTTTCCTTTTCCTGTATTGATCTGGCAAGTTCTTCCATTTTTTTGTAGTATTTAGAGTAAAAATCATTCAGTATTTTAATCTGCTCTTCAGTTAAACCAAGTTGAGATTTATATTTTTTTAAAGCCGGAAGGAAGTTAAATCTTTTTGTCAAAAATGAACTATCCATCCAGCTGTCTTCATTGATCTGGTCTATTGTCACAGTTGTGGTATTTTGTTCTTCCTGTGAAAAAGATACCCCCCAGACAATCAGCACCAGAAAAACCAAAATTACCTTTCTCAATTTTCACCCCTTAGAAAAATTTTTTCACTTAAAATTATACTAAAGTTGAGAATGGCTTATAATATTATTTTCTGAAAAATAAAGGAGGTCAGAGGTTTTGGACTGGAAAGATACATTAAATTTGCCGAAAACAGAGTTTCCTATGAAAGGAAATCTACCTAAAAGAGAGCCTGAAATTCTTAAAAAATGGGAAGATATAAATCTTTATGAGAAATTAAGAGAGGAAAGGAAAGGACAAGAAAAATACATTCTACACGATGGACCTCCTTATGCAAATGGAAACATTCATCTTGGTCATGCCCTTAACAAAATTCTGAAGGATATACTTGTAAAGTATGAATCAATGAGGGGAAAAGATGCCCCCTTTGTTCCCGGTTGGGACTGCCACGGACTTCCTATTGAACAGCAGGTTGAGAAACAGCTGAAAAAAGAGAAAAAAAGAAAGGAAGACCTTTCAAAGTCAGAATTTAGAAAGCTCTGCCGTGATTACGCATCAAAGTATGTGAACATACAGAGGGAAGAGTTTAAAAGGCTTGGTATAGTAGGAAACTGGGAAAAACCTTATCTAACAATGAGACCTTCGTATCAGGCTCAGGAGATAAGAGAGCTTGGGAGAATATTCAGCTCAGGCATAGCATATAGGGGCAAAAAGCCTGTTTACTGGTGTATATATGACAAGACAGCCGAAGCTGAAGCAGAGGTGGAATACAAAGACAAAAAAGACCCTTCAATCTATGTTGCCTTTGAGCTTGTAGAACCGCCGTTTGATATCCATAAAAAAAGTTATGCTGTTATATGGACAACAACACCATGGACGCTTCCTGCAAATCTTGGAATTATGGTAAACCCTGATTTTGATTATGTTTTCATTGATACAGGGGAAAAGGTTTTTATTGTTGCAAAGGAGCTTCTGGAGAACTTTAAGGAAAAAACTGGTATAGAGGGAGATATTTTAAAAGAGGTAAAAGGAAGGGAACTGGAGTTTTTAGAATACAAACACCCATTTATAGATAGAGTATCAAAGATATACCTTTCTGAGTTTGTTGAACTTGGAACAGGAACAGGTCTTGTTCATATGGCACCGGGGCATGGACAGGAAGATTACATAATAGGTCAAAGATACGGTGTGCAACCTTTTGCTCCTGTTGATGATGAGGGAAGGTTTACACAGGAAGCACCTGATTTTATACAGGGCCTGAGAGTTTTTGATGCAAACGCCCCTATTGTTGACAAGCTTAAAGAGGTTGGAGCTCTTTTGTATCATGAAGAGATAGTTCACTCTTACCCCCACTGCTGGAGGTGTAAAAATCCTGTGATATTCAGGGCTACTCCCCAGTGGTTTATATCAATGGATGCTATACTTGAGAACGGAAACACACTCAGAGGAGAAGCAATAAAAGAGATTGAAAGGGTAAAATGGATCCCTGACTGGGGCGAAAACAGAATAAAATCAATGGTTGAAAACAGACCTGACTGGTGTATATCAAGGCAGAGAAGCTGGGGTGTTCCGATCGCCGTTTTTTACTGTAAAAACTGTGGTGAGACGGTTAATGATCCTGAAGTTTTTGAACATGTTGCAAAGCTTGTTGAGAATGATCCTTACGGAGCTGACATATGGTTTGAAAAGAAACCTGAAGAACTACTTCCTGAAGGATATAGATGCCCAAAATGTGGATCAGACAGGTTTGAAAAAGAGGAGGACATTCTTGATGTATGGTTTGATTCTGGAGTTTCCCACTCATCAGTTTTGAAAACAGGTTTTTGGGAAGAGCTGAGATGGCCTGCAGATATGTATCTTGAAGGTTCTGATCAGCATAGAGGTTGGTTTCAGTCTTCCTTACTTGAAAGTATCGCATCTTACGGAAGATCCCCATATAATAGTGTGCTGACACACGGCTTTATTCTTGATGAAAAAGGCAGGAAAATGTCAAAATCTGTTGGGAATGTTATTCCACCTGAAAAAGTAATAAAGATGTATGGTGCTGATATTTTGAGGTTGTGGGTTGTTTCAGAGGACTACACAGAAGACATCAAGATAGGAATGAACCTTCTTAAAGGAATAGCCGATGACTACAGAAAAATAAGAAATACATTCAGATATTTTCTTGGAAACCTGTATGACTTTGATCCGAATAAGGATAATGTTTCTTATGATAACCTTCTTGAGATAGACAGATGGATACTTTCCAGACTACAAAGAATTATTGATGTTTCCCATTCAGCATACCAAAACTATAGATTTCACAGGATATACCACGAGATAAAAAAATTTATGATAGTTGATCTGTCGGCAATTTATCTTGATATATTAAAAGACAGGCTTTATGTGTATGCCCCAGACACTTTAGAAAGAAGATCAGCCCAGACTGTCCTTTATGTAATGCTCACATCACTGTCGAAACTCCTTGCTCCGATACTTTCATTTACTATGGAAGAGGTATGGAGTTATGTTAAGCAGTTTGATAAAAACGCAAAAGAAAGCATACATCTTGAGATAATGCCCCTTGTAAATCAGGATCTTATAGACAAAAATCTTGAGGAGATATACAAGGATCTCCTGAAGGTAAGAGATGATGTGCTGAAAGCCCTTGAAGAAGCAAGAAAAAAAGATGTTATAAGACATCCATATGAAGCAAAGGTAATTTTGGATCTTCCTGAAAAATATGAAAATCTTGTTAAAGAGAGAATTGACTGGATAAAATTTTTCTTTACTGTTTCTCAGGTTGAGATCTCAAAGAAAACTGAAGGGGAGGTTGTTATAGAAGGTGAAAATACAGGAGGTGTTGTTGCTGTTAAAAAAGCAGAAGGTCAAAAATGTCCAAGATGCTGGATATATGACAGCTCTGTTGGAAAAAATGGACAGCCTGTCTGTGATAGATGTGTCCAGCAGCTTGAAATAATGAAAATAGATATAAATCAGATAGAGGAGGCAAAATGAAAAAATCTGACATTATTGAGATGTTGCTGGAAGAATTTCCAGAGCTTGACAGGAAAACAGTTACAAACATAGTTAACGGCACTTTTGAAGCAATGATGGAAGCTCTCACAAAAGGACAGAAAATAGAGATAAGAGGTCTTGGAACATTCAGGGTTAAATCAAGACCTGCCAAGGTGGCAAGAAACCCTAAAACAGGAGAGAAAATAAAGATACCTCCTAAAAAAGTAGTTCATTTCAAGATAGGTAAGGTTCTAAAAGCAAAACTTAATGCAAGGGCAGGGGTCTAACCCTCCCTTACTTTTGATTT encodes:
- a CDS encoding ABC transporter ATP-binding protein; amino-acid sequence: MREIIKLENITKVYQTAGIKTQALRGIDLTVYEGEFLSIMGASGSGKTTLMNILGCLDTPTSGKYYLLGKDVSKLDDDHLSQIRNEYIGFVFQQFFLIPYLTALENILVPVVYSKKNFPQKETEAENILKMLGLEDKKNNKPSQLSGGQQQRVAIGRALINDPQLILADEPTGALDSKTAKEIMEIFVDLNKKGKTIILITHDPTIASYAHRIIKISDGKITT
- a CDS encoding efflux RND transporter periplasmic adaptor subunit, with the translated sequence MKKVIIFILLIAVAVIGYYIYSKSKEAEKSKVVVYKTEKVKRGEIKDIINATAIVKTRVNAYLKIGTRTTGLVQKMFIDIGDYVKKGQLIAIIDQREFRKDIQKIKSQIQKAKNKLDQINQLYPVKIKEAEKNFKAAEAEYEFANWKFQREKELLKEGFTTKQDFEVAKRELKTKKAKLKLAEETLKKLKIEYKTEKKLAQDDIKILQKELEKAKIRLSYTEIYSPIDGIVSNVVAREGETLVAGLQAGELVTILKPDRLEIQIFVDETDIGKVKPGQRVVYYVDAFPDRIFIGKITKIYPEPIVKQNIVYYLAIVPVKKDYAQYLRPEMTVYTKIIAGIKKNAIIIPNSAVRFEKGKQYVYVIKNGKPQIRYIKTGWIDEKHTEVIEGLKEGEVIATKFTAPVKTKVFK
- a CDS encoding TolC family protein, translated to MVRIFFLIFVIFNVSYSLTLEQAIELAMKNHPFLKQKFSDLKAKRFDYLSTYGNFFPVLSFDYNYSKYRDTQPDYFSRNYSISLYWTVYNSGQNILLNKIKQKLLKSSQNDYFETILDIKFQVKKAYYKACANKEILRFRKIQLKSAEKNFQMAEKKLKLGLVKKSDYLQAKVRLENVRYMLYQAENEYKKSIAQLNSLIGFPLDTQTDIDISILTKVEEDNIPEFNKMKDLAFNRPIFRQYTYDLEASKLKSIQSVLSFTPSVYISYSINRDYSSIYGSSQNYNIFRIGISWTIFEGLKRYYFYLSSKEEEKFYSHRLKELKRQILLNLYNLYLDLKTSYKNLDVARVLLKEAEHNYRQALGEYKVGKGDIISLVTAESSLADAHETYVQSLLDIALTKAVLEREVGVEKLSEGESR
- a CDS encoding Spy/CpxP family protein refolding chaperone, which translates into the protein MRKVILVFLVLIVWGVSFSQEEQNTTTVTIDQINEDSWMDSSFLTKRFNFLPALKKYKSQLGLTEEQIKILNDFYSKYYKKMEELARSIQEKEKQLNSLVIDGGDPKKIKDLIVEIAKEKAELTVYNIKEVRTIQSALTKEQFEKLKNLSDQSVI